One Streptomyces sp. B21-105 genomic region harbors:
- a CDS encoding anthranilate synthase family protein: MHLLDLPADPRPFALLRRRTPGHDENVVELLLGPVRTYGRLADLPDEGLALVPFRQIRERGFDVRDDGTPLSVLHPEETHSFPLEDVLSQLPAHDVRVRDGAFDVGDEEYARIVGRVLRDEIGRGEGANFVIRRTYEGEIPGFSRADALALFRRLLAGERGAYWTFVVHTGDRTLVGASPEVHVRMSGGTVVMNPISGTYRYPAEGPTPERLLDFLADGKEIEELSMVVDEELKMMCTVGDMGGVVVGPRLKEMAHLAHTEYELRGKSSLDAREVLKETMFAATVTGSPVQNACRVIERHEVGGRGYYAGALALLGRDPGGAQTLDSPILIRTADIDAAGRLRVPVGATLVRGSDPAGEVAETHAKAAGVLTALGVRPGRPDTQAVPPTLADDPRVRAALDGRRASLAPFWLRMQERTRELTGHALVVDAEDTFTAMLAHVLRSSGLEVDVRRYDEDGLREAVLAHEGPLVLGPGPGDPSDLDDPRMRRLRELTARVLREHRHGVLGVCLGHELIAAELGLDIVRKEVPYQGAQTEIDLFGRTETVGFYNSFVARCGDEAAQELAAHGVEVSRAPNGEVHALRGPGFGGVQFHPESVLTLNGTSLVREAVARLRTTGLPS; encoded by the coding sequence ATGCATCTGCTCGACCTGCCGGCCGATCCCCGCCCGTTCGCCCTGCTGCGCCGCCGCACGCCGGGCCATGACGAGAACGTCGTCGAACTGCTCCTCGGCCCGGTCCGCACCTACGGCCGTCTGGCCGACCTCCCCGACGAGGGCCTCGCCCTGGTCCCCTTCCGCCAGATCCGCGAGCGCGGTTTCGACGTGCGCGACGACGGCACGCCGCTCTCGGTGCTGCACCCCGAGGAGACCCACTCCTTCCCGCTCGAGGACGTCCTCTCCCAGCTGCCCGCGCATGACGTCCGGGTCCGCGACGGCGCCTTCGACGTCGGCGACGAGGAGTACGCGCGGATCGTCGGGCGGGTGCTGCGGGACGAGATCGGACGCGGCGAGGGTGCGAACTTCGTGATCCGGCGGACCTACGAGGGAGAGATCCCCGGGTTCTCCCGGGCCGACGCCCTCGCCCTGTTCCGGCGGCTGCTGGCGGGCGAGCGGGGCGCGTACTGGACGTTCGTCGTGCACACCGGGGACCGGACGCTGGTCGGGGCCAGCCCCGAGGTGCACGTGCGGATGTCCGGCGGCACGGTCGTCATGAACCCGATCAGCGGGACGTACCGGTATCCCGCCGAGGGGCCGACTCCGGAGCGCCTGCTGGACTTCCTCGCCGACGGCAAGGAGATCGAGGAGCTGTCGATGGTCGTCGACGAGGAGCTCAAGATGATGTGCACGGTCGGCGACATGGGCGGGGTGGTGGTCGGACCGCGGCTGAAGGAGATGGCGCACCTCGCGCACACCGAGTACGAGCTGCGCGGGAAGTCCTCGCTGGACGCGCGGGAGGTGCTGAAGGAGACGATGTTCGCGGCGACCGTCACCGGCTCGCCCGTGCAGAACGCCTGCCGGGTCATCGAGCGGCACGAGGTCGGCGGGCGGGGCTACTACGCCGGCGCGCTGGCGCTGCTGGGCCGGGACCCGGGCGGGGCGCAGACCCTCGACTCCCCCATCCTCATCCGCACCGCCGACATCGACGCGGCCGGACGGCTGCGGGTGCCGGTCGGGGCCACGCTGGTGCGCGGGTCGGACCCGGCGGGCGAGGTGGCGGAGACCCACGCCAAGGCGGCCGGGGTGCTGACGGCGCTCGGGGTGCGCCCGGGCCGGCCGGATACGCAGGCCGTGCCGCCGACGCTCGCCGACGACCCCCGGGTGCGGGCCGCGCTCGACGGCCGGCGCGCCTCGCTGGCGCCGTTCTGGCTACGCATGCAGGAGCGGACCCGGGAGCTGACCGGGCACGCGCTCGTCGTCGACGCCGAGGACACCTTCACGGCGATGCTGGCGCACGTGCTGCGCTCCAGCGGTCTCGAGGTGGACGTCCGGCGGTACGACGAGGACGGGCTGCGCGAGGCGGTGCTCGCCCACGAGGGCCCGCTGGTGCTGGGGCCCGGTCCCGGCGACCCGTCCGACCTCGACGATCCGAGGATGCGGCGCCTGCGCGAGCTGACCGCCCGGGTGCTGCGGGAGCACCGGCACGGGGTGCTCGGCGTGTGCCTCGGCCACGAGCTGATCGCGGCCGAGCTGGGGCTGGACATCGTCCGCAAGGAGGTGCCGTACCAGGGGGCGCAGACGGAGATCGACCTGTTCGGGCGGACGGAGACGGTCGGCTTCTACAACAGCTTCGTGGCGCGGTGCGGCGACGAGGCCGCGCAGGAGCTGGCCGCGCACGGGGTGGAGGTGAGCCGGGCCCCGAACGGCGAGGTGCACGCCCTGCGGGGGCCCGGCTTCGGCGGGGTGCAGTTCCATCCGGAGTCGGTGCTGACGCTGAACGGGACGTCCCTGGTGCGGGAGGCCGTCGCCCGGCTCCGCACGACGGGCCTGCCCTCGTAG
- a CDS encoding lysophospholipid acyltransferase family protein: protein MKVAIGGPLRVAFRPWVEGLENIPAEGAAILASNHLSFSDSFFLPAVLDRKVTFIAKAEYFTTPGVKGRLTAAFFKGVGQLPVDRSGGRGAGEAAVRSGIDVLERGELFGIYPEGTRSPDGRLYRGKPGGLARVALATGAPVIPVAMIDTEKIQPPGKVLPKIMRPGIRIGEPLDFSRYQGMEHDRFVLRAVTDEVMYEIMKLSGQEYVDIYATAAKRQIAEAAKADKEAEKAAKAALAQAEKDQAEKHAAQQGSEQQGSERRDDEQRDAEQQGEEP from the coding sequence ATGAAGGTCGCAATCGGGGGACCCCTGCGGGTCGCCTTCAGGCCCTGGGTGGAGGGTCTGGAGAACATCCCCGCCGAGGGCGCCGCGATCCTGGCGAGCAACCACCTGTCGTTCTCCGACTCGTTCTTCCTCCCTGCGGTGCTCGACCGCAAGGTCACCTTCATCGCGAAGGCCGAGTACTTCACCACGCCCGGCGTGAAGGGCCGGCTGACGGCGGCCTTCTTCAAGGGCGTCGGCCAGCTCCCGGTGGACCGCTCCGGAGGGCGCGGCGCCGGCGAGGCCGCGGTCCGCAGCGGCATCGACGTGCTGGAGCGCGGTGAGCTCTTCGGGATCTACCCCGAGGGCACCCGCTCGCCCGACGGCCGCCTCTACCGCGGCAAGCCGGGCGGCCTCGCGCGCGTGGCGCTCGCCACCGGCGCCCCCGTGATCCCGGTCGCCATGATCGACACCGAGAAGATCCAGCCGCCCGGGAAGGTCCTTCCGAAGATCATGCGGCCCGGCATCCGCATCGGCGAGCCGCTGGACTTCAGCCGGTACCAGGGCATGGAGCACGACCGGTTCGTACTGCGCGCCGTGACCGACGAGGTCATGTACGAGATCATGAAGCTCTCCGGCCAGGAGTACGTCGACATATACGCGACCGCCGCCAAGCGGCAGATCGCGGAGGCGGCGAAGGCCGACAAGGAAGCCGAGAAGGCCGCGAAGGCGGCACTCGCGCAGGCCGAGAAGGACCAGGCCGAGAAACACGCAGCGCAGCAGGGCTCGGAGCAGCAGGGCTCGGAGCGGCGGGACGACGAGCAGCGGGACGCGGAGCAGCAGGGCGAAGAGCCGTAG
- a CDS encoding DUF5304 domain-containing protein, whose translation MSEERPTPDAAGQPAGTESAHVPPRASDADAWATAAAEDLAAEKARRRAEYGPPQGSAAEELRRLLDAVGDKLSSLQSPLLTAVAGPAAQQAVRQVVQQAKAAVEPVIERNPEVFDHLAAAGTELLAAYRSAVQTQESRWTAGANDPRDEPPGPGRDDGDGTGPGQRIDLD comes from the coding sequence ATGAGCGAAGAGCGACCCACGCCCGACGCCGCAGGGCAGCCCGCCGGGACCGAGTCCGCCCACGTGCCGCCCCGCGCGAGCGACGCCGACGCCTGGGCCACCGCCGCCGCCGAGGATCTGGCGGCGGAGAAGGCCCGCCGCCGCGCCGAGTACGGTCCGCCCCAGGGCTCGGCCGCCGAGGAACTGCGCAGGCTCCTCGACGCCGTCGGCGACAAACTGTCCTCCCTCCAGTCGCCGCTGCTCACGGCGGTCGCCGGGCCCGCCGCGCAGCAGGCCGTCCGACAGGTCGTCCAGCAGGCGAAGGCCGCCGTGGAGCCCGTCATCGAGCGCAACCCGGAGGTCTTCGACCACCTCGCGGCGGCCGGCACCGAGCTCCTCGCCGCCTACCGCTCCGCCGTCCAGACCCAGGAGAGCCGCTGGACGGCCGGCGCGAACGACCCGCGCGACGAGCCGCCCGGCCCGGGGCGCGACGACGGCGACGGCACCGGTCCCGGCCAGCGCATCGACTTGGACTGA
- a CDS encoding alpha/beta hydrolase: MPVLPGAEPYRHEGREVGVLLCHGFTGSPQSLRPWARYLAEQGLTVSLPLLPGHGTRWEDMALTGWQDWYAEVDRELHALRRRCATVFVVGLSMGGALALRLAAKHGEGVAGVVVVNPANKVHGLSAYALPVARHLVRTTRGIASDIAKEGALESGYDRVPLHSAHSLRVFLRLVDGELPQVTQPLLLLHSTQDHVVPPADSARVLGRVSSTDVTEILLEQSYHVATLDHDADRIFEESYAFIARIAPSVGKEGTAVGG; this comes from the coding sequence GTGCCGGTCCTTCCTGGAGCCGAGCCGTACCGCCATGAGGGCCGGGAGGTCGGAGTGCTCCTCTGTCACGGCTTCACCGGTTCCCCGCAGTCGCTGCGCCCGTGGGCGCGGTATCTGGCCGAGCAGGGCCTCACGGTCTCGCTGCCGCTGCTGCCGGGCCACGGCACGCGCTGGGAGGACATGGCGCTGACCGGCTGGCAGGACTGGTACGCGGAGGTGGACCGCGAGTTGCACGCCCTGCGCCGACGCTGCGCGACGGTGTTCGTGGTCGGGCTGTCCATGGGCGGCGCGCTGGCCCTGCGGCTGGCCGCGAAGCACGGCGAGGGGGTGGCGGGCGTCGTCGTCGTCAACCCTGCGAACAAGGTGCACGGTCTGTCCGCGTACGCCCTCCCGGTGGCCCGCCACCTCGTCCGCACGACCAGGGGAATCGCGAGCGACATCGCGAAGGAGGGTGCGCTGGAGAGCGGCTACGACCGGGTGCCGCTGCACTCGGCGCACTCCCTGCGCGTCTTCCTGCGGCTGGTCGACGGCGAGCTGCCGCAGGTCACCCAGCCGCTCCTACTGCTGCACAGCACGCAGGACCATGTGGTGCCGCCGGCCGACTCGGCCCGGGTCCTCGGCCGGGTGTCGTCGACGGACGTGACCGAGATCCTGCTGGAACAGAGCTACCACGTGGCAACGTTGGACCACGATGCGGACCGGATCTTCGAGGAGAGCTACGCGTTCATCGCCCGGATCGCGCCAAGTGTCGGCAAGGAAGGGACGGCCGTAGGTGGCTGA
- the macS gene encoding MacS family sensor histidine kinase produces MARRERVMKMSVELPLWRALAGYRVLTMLYAVGFFATAYDGFARPWVAVAYYCVLFVWTVATLPMVSSAASCTKRFLAADLTVALTGIMLTTVADSHERIQSGGPTLPSIWTAGSVLAFAIKGGWRWAAFASTAVAVTNLVERGTPARDTVHNVVLVWVASIAIGYVVEVARASERTLARALEIEAATRERERLARDIHDSVLQVLAMVQRRGAVIGGEAAELGRLAGEQEVALRMLVSGGLVPVSRVSQDAADGAVVYAVEEPVQQPEVVDLRALLAPFAGARVNLADPGAAVLLPVPAARELAAAVGAALDNVRGHAGDDARAWILVEDEPDRVVVTVRDDGPGIPEGRLAQAEGEGRLGVAQSIRGRLRDLGGSAELISTPGQGTEVELTVPKEKNVQRGKAGRR; encoded by the coding sequence ATGGCCAGACGCGAGAGAGTCATGAAGATGTCCGTCGAGCTGCCGCTGTGGCGTGCGCTGGCCGGCTACCGGGTGCTGACCATGCTCTACGCGGTGGGCTTCTTCGCCACCGCCTACGACGGGTTCGCCCGCCCCTGGGTCGCGGTCGCCTACTACTGCGTCCTGTTCGTCTGGACGGTGGCCACCCTGCCCATGGTCTCGAGCGCGGCGAGCTGCACCAAGCGCTTCCTCGCCGCCGACCTCACCGTCGCGCTCACCGGCATCATGCTGACGACCGTCGCGGACAGTCATGAACGCATCCAGTCCGGCGGTCCGACGCTGCCGTCGATATGGACCGCGGGCTCGGTGCTGGCGTTCGCCATCAAGGGCGGCTGGCGCTGGGCGGCGTTCGCCTCCACGGCCGTCGCGGTGACCAACCTGGTGGAGCGCGGCACCCCGGCCCGCGACACCGTCCACAACGTCGTCCTCGTCTGGGTCGCCTCCATCGCCATCGGCTACGTCGTCGAGGTCGCGCGCGCCTCCGAGCGCACCCTCGCCCGTGCCCTGGAGATCGAGGCCGCGACCCGGGAACGGGAGCGGCTCGCCCGCGACATCCACGACAGCGTGCTGCAGGTGCTCGCCATGGTGCAGCGGCGCGGCGCGGTCATCGGCGGGGAGGCGGCCGAGCTGGGCCGGCTCGCCGGCGAGCAGGAGGTGGCGCTGCGCATGCTGGTCTCCGGCGGCCTCGTGCCGGTCTCCCGGGTCTCGCAGGACGCGGCGGACGGCGCCGTCGTGTACGCGGTGGAGGAGCCGGTGCAGCAGCCCGAGGTCGTCGATCTGCGTGCCCTGCTCGCCCCCTTCGCGGGCGCCCGCGTGAACCTCGCCGACCCCGGCGCCGCGGTGCTGCTGCCCGTGCCCGCCGCACGGGAACTGGCTGCCGCGGTCGGCGCCGCCCTGGACAATGTGCGCGGACACGCGGGGGACGACGCCCGGGCCTGGATCCTGGTCGAGGACGAGCCGGACAGGGTCGTCGTCACCGTGCGGGACGACGGGCCGGGCATCCCGGAGGGCCGGCTCGCGCAGGCCGAGGGCGAAGGAAGGCTCGGGGTCGCCCAGTCGATCCGGGGCCGGCTGCGGGACCTCGGCGGCAGCGCCGAGCTGATCTCGACGCCGGGACAGGGCACGGAGGTCGAACTGACGGTGCCGAAGGAGAAGAACGTGCAGCGGGGGAAGGCGGGACGGCGATGA
- a CDS encoding SRPBCC family protein, with product MAEHTSSSITIEAAPADVMAVIADFARYPDWTGEVKQAEVLKADEQGRAEQVRLVMDAGAIKDDQVLGYTWTGEHEVSWTLVKSQMLRQLDGSYLLKPAGAGGTQVTYQLTVDVKIPMLGMIKRKAEKVIIDRALAGLKKRVESGGK from the coding sequence ATGGCGGAACACACCAGCTCGAGCATCACGATCGAGGCGGCACCGGCCGACGTCATGGCGGTGATCGCCGACTTCGCCCGCTACCCCGACTGGACCGGAGAGGTGAAGCAGGCCGAGGTCCTCAAGGCGGACGAGCAGGGCCGCGCCGAACAGGTCCGCCTCGTCATGGACGCCGGCGCGATCAAGGACGACCAGGTCCTCGGCTACACCTGGACCGGCGAGCACGAGGTGTCCTGGACGCTGGTGAAGTCCCAGATGCTGCGCCAGCTCGACGGCTCCTACCTCCTCAAGCCGGCCGGCGCCGGCGGCACCCAGGTCACCTACCAGCTGACCGTGGACGTCAAGATCCCCATGCTGGGCATGATCAAGCGCAAGGCGGAGAAGGTCATCATCGACCGCGCGCTGGCGGGCCTGAAGAAGCGCGTGGAGTCCGGCGGGAAGTAG
- a CDS encoding response regulator transcription factor, which yields MSQEQGVAGTGGAIRVMVVDDHPMWRDAVARDLAESGLDVVATAGDGEQAVRRARAVTPDVLVLDLNLPAKPGVQVCKEVVAANPALRVLVLSASGEHADVLEAVKSGATGYLLKSASTEELLDAVRRTAAGDPVFTPGLAGLVLGEYRRLALDPGSAADSDESNAPRLTDRETEVLRLVAKGLSYKQIAERLVISHRTVQNHVQNTLGKLQLHNRVELVRYAIERGLDDE from the coding sequence ATGAGCCAGGAACAGGGCGTGGCGGGAACCGGCGGTGCGATCAGGGTGATGGTGGTCGACGACCACCCCATGTGGCGAGACGCGGTCGCCCGGGACCTGGCCGAGTCGGGACTGGACGTGGTCGCCACCGCCGGCGACGGCGAGCAGGCCGTGCGCCGCGCCAGGGCCGTCACGCCGGACGTGCTCGTGCTGGACCTGAACCTGCCGGCCAAGCCGGGCGTCCAGGTGTGCAAGGAGGTCGTCGCCGCGAACCCCGCCCTGCGGGTCCTGGTGCTGTCGGCGAGCGGCGAGCACGCCGACGTGCTGGAGGCGGTGAAGTCCGGCGCGACCGGCTACCTACTGAAGTCGGCGTCCACCGAGGAACTGCTGGACGCCGTGCGGCGCACGGCCGCCGGCGACCCGGTGTTCACCCCGGGGCTGGCCGGCCTGGTCCTCGGCGAGTACCGCCGGCTGGCCTTGGACCCCGGCTCCGCCGCCGACAGCGACGAGTCGAACGCGCCCCGGCTCACCGACCGCGAGACCGAGGTGCTCCGGCTGGTCGCCAAGGGCCTGAGCTACAAGCAGATCGCCGAACGCCTGGTGATCTCGCACCGCACGGTCCAGAACCACGTCCAGAACACCCTGGGCAAGCTCCAGCTGCACAACCGGGTGGAACTGGTCCGGTACGCGATCGAACGCGGCCTCGACGACGAGTGA
- a CDS encoding ArsA family ATPase, which translates to MRTLLITGPGGSGRTTIAAATAHHAAAGGIRTLVLSADRSDTLGAALGTRTGTSPVRVAPRLTAWRPDAAAGFRDDLTRFQDRAATLLDMVGASRLDPEEVTPLPGAEELTLLRALRDAALAEAHDLLVVDLPPAPQALALLSLPEELRRYLRRLLPPERQAARALRPLLGRLAGVPMPAEQLYETTARWDLELAAVEAVLADRRTAVRLVAEPGPAGADAVRDAGLGLALRGLPVEALVANRVLPEEAAHAGPHSGPLTGIAAQQHKTLGEWAGAATVAHLGHDPRGTEDLAALAVPAVNPTASPVEWPVVDRLAQDGVLVWHIPLPGAIREELDLVRRGDELVVSAGPFRRIVALPSVLRRCGVDGAALRDGELCVRFAPDPGLWPRGQ; encoded by the coding sequence ATGCGCACCCTCCTGATCACCGGCCCCGGCGGCAGCGGCCGTACGACGATCGCGGCCGCCACCGCACACCACGCAGCCGCCGGAGGCATCCGCACCCTCGTCCTCAGCGCCGACCGCTCCGACACCCTCGGTGCGGCGCTCGGGACGCGGACCGGCACGAGCCCCGTACGGGTCGCCCCCCGCCTCACCGCCTGGCGTCCCGACGCGGCCGCCGGCTTCCGCGACGACCTCACCCGCTTCCAGGACCGCGCCGCCACCCTCCTCGACATGGTCGGCGCCTCCCGGCTCGACCCGGAGGAGGTCACGCCGCTGCCCGGCGCCGAGGAACTCACCCTGCTGCGCGCCCTGCGCGACGCCGCCCTCGCCGAGGCCCACGACCTCCTCGTCGTCGATCTGCCGCCCGCCCCGCAGGCCCTCGCCCTGCTGTCCCTGCCCGAGGAACTGCGCCGCTACCTGCGCCGGCTGCTGCCACCGGAACGCCAGGCCGCCCGCGCCCTGCGCCCCCTGCTCGGCCGGCTCGCCGGAGTGCCGATGCCCGCCGAGCAGCTGTACGAGACGACCGCCCGCTGGGATCTGGAGCTGGCCGCCGTCGAGGCCGTCCTCGCCGACCGCCGCACCGCCGTCCGCCTGGTCGCCGAGCCCGGACCGGCCGGCGCCGACGCCGTCCGCGACGCCGGTCTGGGCCTCGCCCTGCGCGGCCTGCCCGTCGAGGCGCTGGTCGCCAACCGCGTACTGCCCGAGGAGGCGGCGCACGCCGGACCGCACAGCGGCCCCCTCACCGGGATCGCCGCCCAGCAGCACAAGACCCTCGGCGAATGGGCGGGCGCCGCGACCGTCGCCCACCTCGGCCACGACCCCCGGGGGACCGAGGACCTCGCCGCGCTCGCCGTGCCCGCCGTCAACCCGACGGCCTCCCCGGTCGAGTGGCCCGTCGTCGACCGGCTCGCCCAGGACGGCGTGCTCGTCTGGCACATCCCGCTGCCCGGCGCCATACGCGAGGAGCTCGACCTCGTCCGGCGCGGCGACGAACTCGTCGTCAGCGCCGGACCGTTCCGACGCATCGTCGCGCTGCCCTCCGTGCTGCGCCGCTGCGGGGTCGACGGCGCCGCCCTGCGCGACGGTGAGCTGTGCGTGCGGTTCGCCCCGGATCCCGGGCTGTGGCCGCGCGGACAGTGA
- a CDS encoding metallophosphoesterase family protein: MVSDVHGNARDLARAGEGADALICLGDLVLFLDYADHSRGIFPDLFGVANADRLVELRTARRFEEARELGGRLWAGVGGDRAALIEKAVRKQYGEMFPAFPTPTYATYGNVDMPQLWPEFAGPGTTVLDGQRAEIAGRVFGFVGGGLRTPMRTPYEISDEEYAAKIEAVGEVDVLCTHIPPEVPELVYDTVARRFERGSRALLDAIRRTRPRYSLFGHVHQPLARRMRIGATECVNVGHFAGSGKPYALEW; the protein is encoded by the coding sequence GTGGTCAGCGACGTGCACGGCAACGCGCGCGACCTGGCCCGGGCCGGAGAGGGCGCGGACGCCCTGATCTGCCTCGGCGACCTCGTCCTGTTCCTGGACTACGCCGACCACTCCCGCGGGATCTTCCCCGACCTGTTCGGCGTGGCGAACGCCGACCGCCTCGTGGAACTGCGCACCGCCCGCCGCTTCGAGGAGGCCCGCGAACTCGGCGGCCGGCTGTGGGCCGGCGTCGGCGGCGACCGGGCCGCGCTGATCGAGAAGGCCGTTCGCAAGCAGTACGGCGAGATGTTCCCGGCGTTCCCGACCCCGACCTACGCCACCTACGGCAACGTCGACATGCCGCAGCTGTGGCCCGAGTTCGCCGGCCCCGGCACGACCGTCCTCGACGGGCAGCGGGCCGAGATCGCAGGCCGCGTCTTCGGCTTCGTCGGCGGCGGTCTGCGAACGCCCATGCGCACTCCCTACGAGATCAGCGACGAGGAGTACGCCGCCAAGATCGAGGCCGTCGGCGAGGTGGACGTGCTGTGCACGCACATCCCGCCGGAGGTACCGGAACTCGTCTACGACACCGTGGCCCGTCGCTTCGAACGGGGCAGCCGCGCCCTGCTCGACGCGATCCGCCGCACCCGCCCCCGCTACTCCCTCTTCGGCCACGTCCACCAGCCGCTCGCCCGCCGGATGCGGATCGGGGCCACCGAGTGCGTGAACGTCGGCCACTTCGCGGGCAGCGGGAAGCCCTATGCCCTGGAGTGGTGA
- a CDS encoding ROK family glucokinase, whose product MGLTIGVDIGGTKIAAGVVDEEGNILSTHQVPTPGTPEGIVDAIAAAVEGARVGHAIVGVGIGAAGYVNRQRSTVYFAPNIDWRQEPLKDEVEARVGLPVVVENDANAAAWGEYKFGAGKGHRNVICITLGTGLGGGIIVGDKLRRGHFGVAAEFGHIRMVPDGLLCGCGSQGCWEQYASGRALVRYAKQRANATPENAEILLGLGDGSPDGIEGKHISMAARQGDPVAVDSYRELARWAGAGLADLASLFDPSAFIVGGGLSDEGELVLDPIRKSYKRWLVGGNWRPVADVIAAQLGNKAGLVGAADLARQPDPIM is encoded by the coding sequence ATGGGACTCACCATCGGCGTCGACATCGGCGGCACGAAGATCGCGGCCGGTGTGGTCGACGAGGAAGGCAACATCCTGTCGACCCACCAGGTGCCGACCCCGGGCACGCCCGAGGGCATCGTGGACGCCATCGCCGCCGCCGTCGAGGGCGCGCGCGTGGGGCACGCCATCGTCGGTGTGGGCATCGGCGCGGCCGGATATGTCAACCGTCAGCGCTCGACGGTCTACTTCGCGCCGAACATCGACTGGCGCCAGGAACCGCTCAAGGACGAGGTCGAGGCCCGCGTGGGTCTCCCCGTGGTCGTGGAGAACGACGCCAACGCCGCCGCGTGGGGCGAGTACAAGTTCGGCGCCGGCAAGGGCCACCGCAACGTCATCTGCATCACTCTCGGCACCGGCCTCGGCGGCGGCATCATCGTCGGCGACAAGCTGCGCCGCGGTCACTTCGGCGTGGCCGCCGAGTTCGGCCACATCCGGATGGTGCCGGACGGCCTGCTGTGCGGCTGCGGCTCGCAGGGCTGTTGGGAGCAGTACGCCTCCGGCCGCGCCCTCGTGCGCTACGCCAAGCAGCGCGCCAACGCCACCCCGGAGAACGCCGAGATCCTGCTCGGCCTCGGCGACGGCAGCCCGGACGGCATCGAGGGCAAGCACATCTCCATGGCCGCCCGGCAGGGCGACCCGGTCGCCGTCGACTCCTACCGTGAGCTCGCCCGCTGGGCCGGCGCCGGTCTCGCCGACCTCGCGTCCCTCTTCGACCCGTCCGCCTTCATCGTCGGCGGCGGCCTCTCCGACGAAGGCGAACTGGTCCTCGACCCGATCCGCAAGTCCTACAAGCGGTGGCTGGTCGGCGGCAACTGGCGTCCGGTGGCGGACGTGATCGCCGCGCAGCTCGGCAACAAGGCGGGGCTGGTCGGCGCGGCGGACCTGGCGAGGCAACCCGACCCGATCATGTAG
- a CDS encoding endonuclease/exonuclease/phosphatase family protein: MPTTSPLPNSRTEPDGSAVIRVLSYNVRSLRDDTDALARVITACAPDLVLVQEAPLFFRWRKKLARLAAASGQVILTGGGTAAGPAVLCSLRATVERTEDVLLPLTPGQFRRGLATAEVRFAGARLGVVSCHLGLTAAERREHGGLLLDRLAGLGVEHAIVGGDINERPDGATFGRLAAALQDCRTAAPWGAEHTFPATGPDRRIDGIFATKAVEVLGCGVPVGLQGVTEADLRAATDHLPVLAALHVPAT, from the coding sequence ATGCCGACGACGTCGCCGCTTCCCAACTCCCGCACCGAGCCCGACGGTTCGGCCGTCATCCGGGTCCTCAGCTACAATGTCCGCTCCCTGAGGGACGACACCGACGCGCTCGCCCGGGTCATCACGGCCTGTGCGCCCGACCTGGTGCTCGTCCAGGAGGCGCCGCTCTTCTTCCGGTGGCGCAAGAAGCTCGCCCGTCTCGCGGCCGCCTCCGGTCAGGTGATCCTCACCGGCGGCGGCACCGCGGCCGGCCCCGCCGTGCTCTGCTCGCTGCGGGCGACCGTCGAACGCACCGAGGACGTGCTGCTGCCGCTCACCCCGGGCCAGTTCCGGCGGGGCCTCGCGACGGCGGAGGTCCGCTTCGCGGGCGCCCGGCTGGGCGTCGTCAGCTGTCATCTCGGGCTGACGGCGGCCGAGCGCCGTGAGCACGGCGGCCTGCTCCTCGACCGGCTGGCCGGCCTGGGCGTGGAGCACGCGATCGTGGGCGGCGACATCAACGAACGGCCGGACGGCGCCACCTTCGGCCGGCTGGCCGCAGCCCTCCAGGACTGTCGCACCGCGGCGCCCTGGGGCGCCGAGCACACCTTCCCTGCCACCGGCCCGGACCGCCGCATCGACGGGATCTTCGCGACGAAGGCGGTGGAGGTGCTGGGCTGCGGGGTGCCGGTCGGACTGCAGGGCGTCACCGAGGCGGACCTGCGCGCGGCCACCGATCACCTACCGGTCCTGGCCGCGCTCCACGTGCCCGCGACCTGA